From the Cloeon dipterum chromosome 4, ieCloDipt1.1, whole genome shotgun sequence genome, the window CTCCGCTAGCCAGACCCTTATTCTCTTCATCATCCCCGTCATCCCTGCCTTTGGTTGTTTGCAGCGAGCAGACGACGCAAAGCGCAAGAAGCACGAATGCTGGTTTCACCTTAAGGAATAATACGAAATTTGTCATTGCAGTTAATTATTTCACTCTCGAGCGCTCTCACTCTGAAACCCATGGTTCGGCTTCTGTGATGAAACTGAAACGTGGAAGTTTCAACTCATGATTTTATAGTATGCAACAGGATGTAGCGATGTCTGGAAAATGAATCACGCGCAAAGCTAGATTCCAGAACATTTTGCGAAATAACCTTCAATCGAACAGTTGGTGGTGGGAACAAACCAAATTGATAATGCCTTCTAGAGTCTTTGAAAcaatattaagaaataataacTTACTTTTTAGAGAGCGCTACAAAATCGCTTGAAACATACCTAAGGATTTTTctctataaattttagaaaaatactgGCTGGCTTTACTctgtgtggaaaattaaatatggattagtgaaaattatataaggaaaaatcaaatgataCTGTTTCTGAGTTGATTTTTACAGCTGTTGACACTTTATTTAAGCCAAaatacaaagttttttttattctattggcaatttttgtgaaaatgctTACATTCTTgtcaaaacttattttaaaagtgatgTAGTCTATAATAAGTTGATTATTTCAGTTTCAGTTCCAAGCtgcaaaattatatcaaatcatattttcacATTACAGATGAgtattgattatttatttaaatgtattaatgTAGTTTTTATTCTAGAAAGATTCTAGAAGATTCTAAAAAGCATAAAGTTAGGCATTATCGATTTGGTTCGTGCCTACCACCAAATTATgttcaactgaaatttatttcgcagTGTTCTGGTTTCCAGCTCTGCGCGTCATTCATTTTCCGGGCATCGCTACATCCTGTTCGATACTGGAAATTCGTGCTTTGAATCTTCCAGGTTCAGTTTCATCACAGAAGCCGAACCATGGGTTTCAGAGTGAGCACTcgagagtaaaataattaactgcaATAACAAATTTCGTATTATTCCTTAAGGTGAAACCAGCATTTGTGCTTCTTGCGCTTTGCGTCGTCTGCTCGCTGCAAACAACCAAAGGCAAGGATGACGGGGATGATGAAGAGAATAAAGGTCTGGAGAGCGGTGGAGGAAAGGTGGGTGCACGCCCGGCCCCAATAATGGAAAGCGCTGccgtgaataaaaaaactaataatgtCAACAACAAAGGCCAAAaaaagcagcaacagcagcaaggGCAAAAGACAGCTCAGAAGTAAGAATTTAAACAGTAAATAAATGCAgttttcatgtttattttccttttgtagAACTAAAGCGCGTAATTCCGCTGGAACCAACAAAGGAAGCGGTACGCAGgcaaaaaagaatttgaaaagcaagaaGTCACAAAATGCTAAGATAACGGGACGACAAGGATTGGAACAGACGGATAATCAGACGCCCTCGGAAACAAATTATGGATCCGACAACACTGGTGACTATGGTGTCTATGATGCAGAGGTAGGAGGAGATGGTAGCGGTCCTAGCGGTCCTGGAGGCCCTGGAGGTCGTGAAGGTCCTGGAGGTCCTGGAGGTCGTGGAGGCCCTGGAGGTCCTGGAGGTCGTGAAGGTCCTGGGGGTCGAGGAGGCCCTGGAGGTCGTGAAGGTCCTGGAGGTCGTGGTCGTGGTGGAAATGGTGGACAAGGCAGCTCctcagaggaaaattaataattgctgaTAATTAAAACACACCAGGAAAAAGCAAATGGATGAATCAATATGAGCgcatattaaaacaattatacaTATGTGGATTGTGCAAAAACCAGGCCTCTGTTCAAAAgcttaacaaataaaataacaccAACAATGATAATAGAAAcacacattttgattttaattttctctaaaatataaaatattttgataatgcTCAGTGTagcgtgaaatttattttctagattatttaaaatatctttttgaCATATAGATAGATGAATAAACAGTATCATGCAATTAATAGCTTTGCGGtgaactttttcaaaattttaattggagaagaaaattaaaaattataaaatattccatACTTTCTTTCGGTATCTAATTTTTAGTTATGGATGCTTGATTAATTAAAGGTTTTCACAGACCCCAAGCTGGTTTTCCATTACACCAGCTGAAATGGTCACAATAGGCCCCAACACATCCTGTTTCTGACAGTAATGATCACCAGAAATCACGTCCCACCAGCCTCCAGGCTATCTATTGTATCTTCACCAGCGGAGCCAACATCATGGTTTTCTGGGTGAGTGTGCACTCGTATCATAACGCAAAACAgcctcaaataaaattaaattaaaaaaaaagatgaaagaaGCTTTCATCTTTCTCGCACTCCTGGTGGTTTGTCTCACGAAGGCGACTGCTGATGTCAACGATGACGGTGGCGAAGAAAAAACAGAACTGATGTCTGGAGCTGAAAAGGTTGACGCACGACCTGCTCCTTTGATGGCAAATAATGCCGCTGCTCGATCAAACAACAACCAAAACCTTAGCGGAAGGCAGGGCAGAAAGCAGCAACGAAAAAATTCCAAGTAACAGAGggtttcaataatttgtgcgaatttttaagtaaaaattgtgtttaaacAGCTATCAGAATCAGGCGGCGCGAAGTGGTGCGAACCAAAAGGCAAAAAGAAATGGACAGCAGACTAATTCAAAGAACAATAAGTCAAGTAAGCAGCAGGCTCGCGGAAGGTCCAATCAGTCTCAACGGTCTCGTGGCGCAGGATCAAACAATAAATCACAACGGCAAGCTTCCAATGATACAACAGGCGGCACATATGAAGAATACGCGTATGCTGCGTATGACACCAATAATAATGACTATAACACTCAAAATACGAACAATCGAGGACGTGGCAAGGGGCACAAGAAACGCAGAAATCGCCAGAGCAGCTCTGAAtataactaaataaaaaatctccaTTGGTTGAAATCACGAAAaacctcaaaattaaattgtagtaATTCggaaatttatacaaataaaatatggtcGAGAGCTGAATTGCaatgtttgattttataaGCTACCACAGAGatatattatttccaaaacttaaaaactgaaaagtgATAGAGAATTTTGAGGTAGCATAAACTAGTTGCAAAGGCTTGAATGAATTATGTTTCAGCGATGTTAATCTTTCATAGTGATGAACGCTGCttgatttttaacttcttCATGACCAAATAAGTCACGGCTGAAAACGTGATTGCGGCTTGGCTAattcttctaaaaatttgaataatgaggTGTATAATATCAATATCGTAAAATATCCAGCACATTAAATTCTGCCAGCGGAGCATTTCATCGGAAAACCGTGGCGAACTTCCTTTCCGGCGTCAAGGACAATGCAAACGGTGCGTACGTGCAGGCCTCGAAACCTCGCATCACAACAGTGGTGTTGCTGGAAGCTGGAAACACCATCATGAAACTGATAGTGAGCGTTCATACTGgaaaaattatagatttttaaaaataaaaaattctaaggTGTTTCTAGCTGTTCTGTGCGCACTCACATTCGTGGTGCTGGCCCAGAATAACAACAATAAAGGCAAGAAAAATAAGGGTGGAAAACAGGACGGTGGCggaaaaaacaacaaaggGGGCAAGCAGGCGCAATCGAACAAAAAGGATCAGAAAAATGAAGCACAGAAGAAGGCAGCAAAGCATTCTGGTAAATCCGgcggctcacaatcagccagATTCGGTTACTACGCAGCCTACGACGATTACGGACGAGACGAAGATTATTTGGCTCAATCACCTGACGAGTACGGAGATGGAAAAGGAGGGCATCATGACTCATCTTCAGAGtaagttcaaatttaaaattttaatccgcAGAGGGGTTTCTAAAAACTTTTTGCAGAGAAGCTATCTATAAGGTTTACGACGACATGAATTACGATGATGAGAACTGCGATGGCTTCAACTACTACAGCAATGGACCGCAAATGATGTGGGCATTCTTCTTCCCGATCTCGATGATGCCTGGGTATTACCCTTACGGTGGTGGCTACATGATGAGTCCCTACGGCAGTCCCTTCGGCAGCCCTATTATGGCCGTCATGCCACCGCCGTTCGGTCGTCCACCTATGCCGCCGCCAGCGGCGTACGGGCGGTTTGACTATGATGAATATGATAATTATGGGTCACAGAAGAAAATCAAGAGTGGAAAAGTGGGGAAATCAGACCAAAAGAAGAAGAATCCTGCTTCAGCACAGGAACTAAAAAGGAAACCAACACCTTTCACAACCACAACAACCAAGAAGGCagcgaagaaaaataatggcaAAAAAGGATAAATTGTAACTGCTGTGCtattgaatattaataaatgaaattggtTTCGATTTGTTTGATActgagttgaatttttatttaaaaacctcTACTATAATGTCaagccaaataaatattaattacaatgATCGTGAAAGGATTTTATTTCGTGCTGGAATGAGAATGGTTTTTCCAAACTCAATTTAgtttaataaacaaacaatgaaGAAAgaatagcaataaaataaaaaaatgtttccaacaCGAACACTTAAAAATAGGCTTTgcagttttttcctttttgggATCACGCATCATAAGagacttggaaattttattttttctagaaatcaTTTGCTTTATTTCATGACTTTCAATTTCAGTTTCTTTTTTGCCAATTGACAGCTAAAAAGTCGGTCacagagattaaatttttggatgtGTTAATATTTGACTTTGCTGGACACTTTTCGTGTATCTCAAGCttctgatgaaataaaattaaacgtaAAGGATCAGCaaacacttttatttaaagatgACGGTCTGCTTGTTTCAGAGCAAGcagatttatatttgtatGGAAGAACACGTAcgtcaaataatatattaacaGCTTaaggagaaaatcaaaatacctaataatttaaattttttgtctggCTTTGAGAGGTTAAAATAGTCGAGATTAGTCAGATTTGGCCAAAACAGTCAGTTGCAGTCAATTTCACTACCTCAAGATTTGaacagaaattgaatttacatGACTGTCTATAGTTAGAATTAAACGACAACTTCCGATAactcatattattatttttattaagcatAGCCCGTAGGCCATGAGGCCCAATATCCCCACCAAGCCGAGTGGCTTGGGTCCATTGTggtcatcttttcgcctcttCGCATATCGAGATCTTTTTATTGGTTCCTATAAAGCCGCTGGATAGGTGCAAAAAACGGAAAGTGCGGTGAGTTAGCACTGGTGCGCATTCGAGCATTTCTATAGTTTCCAAAACTAACTACCTTTAGCCATCTCTGACTTGGAGCAGCCAGTAGAtcctcgaaatgctcaaatgtGTCTTCCAATACCCGGAATCTCCTATAAGAATGCCAATtggctttaaataaataattaaattaagtcgAAAAATTTCCCACGTCTTATAATTTCtctgagatttaaaaaagtacaaaattagGTTAATTGTTTTCGCagcattataaaataaaatgttttcatcaaaAGTTTTCGCAGCTTCAGATATTCCGTCAGAGAACAAAGCGGAAACAGACGccattatttgaaatgcaacGCGGACCAATAGCGTTTTCCCAGGACGAACGCATCCTGTGCCCTCATTCCGA encodes:
- the LOC135942456 gene encoding S-antigen protein-like, producing MGFRVKPAFVLLALCVVCSLQTTKGKDDGDDEENKGLESGGGKTDNQTPSETNYGSDNTGDYGVYDAEVGGDGSGPSGPGGPGGREGPGGPGGRGGPGGPGGREGPGGRGGPGGREGPGGRGRGGNGGQGSSSEEN
- the LOC135942457 gene encoding uncharacterized protein LOC135942457, with amino-acid sequence MVFWMKEAFIFLALLVVCLTKATADVNDDGGEEKTELMSGAEKVDARPAPLMANNAAARSNNNQNLSGSTLNSASGAFHRKTVANFLSGVKDNANGAYVQASKPRITTVVLLEAGNTIMKLIVFLAVLCALTFVVLAQNNNNKGKKNKGGKQDGGGKNNKGGKQAQSNKKDQKNEAQKKAAKHSGKSGGSQSARFGYYAAYDDYGRDEDYLAQSPDEYGDGKGGHHDSSSEEAIYKVYDDMNYDDENCDGFNYYSNGPQMMWAFFFPISMMPGYYPYGGGYMMSPYGSPFGSPIMAVMPPPFGRPPMPPPAAYGRFDYDEYDNYGSQKKIKSGKVGKSDQKKKNPASAQELKRKPTPFTTTTTKKAAKKNNGKKG